The genomic window ACTTCAAATTAGCGGACTTAAAAACACGCAAATAGACGTCAACGGTAAAGTAAATAATTTGACCGATGTAAACAAGACATTCTTAGATCTAAACATCAAGAAAGTTTACCTTACCAAAGGCGATATTTTGGCTGTTGCACCTAAAAACACCATACCTGCAAGTATAGAATTACCAGATGTGATTGATGCAAATGGTAAATTTACGGGATCGATGACTGATTTTACTACCAATTTGAATGTAAGAACAGATATGGGTGGTGCTGTTTTAGCGGCTAAAATGAACGGACCAAAAGGCAGAGAAAAGTACAAAGCGAACATTAGTCTGAACAACTTTAATGTTGGAAGATTACTGAAACAACAACCTACTTTAGGGAGAATTTCGGCAAAAGCAGATGTGGCTGGTATTGGCCTAGATGCTAAAAAAATAAATGCAAAATTTAATGCAACGGTGTTAAGTGCTTACTACAATAAATACAATTATCGCAATTTGAAATTATCTGGCAATTATGCCAACCAAAAAGTGGCTATTAAAGGTAACATGCCAGATAGTAACGCTAATTTTGATTTAACAGCTAGCGCAGATTTAGCAGGAAAATATCCAGCGGTAAAAGCAAATTTGGCGCTTAAACAAGTTGACTTGCAGAAACTAAATTTTAGCACTACAGAATTTAAACTTGCTGGAAACATTAAGGCTAATATTAAAACTGCAGATGTTGATTACCTAAATGGTGATGTTTTTGCCACAGGTTTGCAACTCGTAAAAGAAGGCAAGAAATTCAATGTCGATACCATCCAATTGAATGCCGTTTCTACTGCTACAGCAAACAAATTGGTGTTAAAATCGGAATTAATTAGTGCCACTGTTGATGGCAAGTACCAACTAAGTAAAGTGGGAAATGCCATCATCAATCAGATCAATAAATATTATGAGTTTGGCGAGGTAACCAAAGTACCACCGCAGCGCATCCGTTTTACGGCAAACATTTACAACCCTAAGTTTTTGCAAGATTTTGTGCCTGCGTTAACGTCGTTTGCACCATCAAGAATTAATGGCTTAATTGATACAGAGAAAGACAGTTTATTGATGAATGCCGTTTTTCCGAAAATAACTTACAACGGCATTAACTTAGACAGCATTAAACTAAACGTAGGGAACGAAGCCAAAAAACTAGATTATAAGTTGTTTATCAATGGTATCCAAAATACTTCAATAGCCTTATTTAATACTGAAATTTCTGGTTCGGCGGCTGATAACAAATTAGACTTGAATGTTTTCTTACGTGACAGGCAACGTAAGGACAAATACGTAATTGCTGGTATTTTCCAATCGATAAATAAAGATTTCCGTTTCAATTTAGATCCAGAAAAGCTTTTATTAGATTATGAAAAATGGACGGTAGCACCAGAAAATTATATTCAATTTGGTAATTCTGGAATTTTAGCACATCAATTCAACATCAGCCAAGGTTCTCAATTATTGAGCATCAATAGTACTTCTGAAGAACCTAACTCGCCCTTAAAAGTAGCGTTTAAAGATTTCCAGATAGAAACCTTAATGAAGTTTGCAGAAACCGATACCACTTTAGTTGGTGGTGCAATTAACGGAACAGTAGACGTAAAAGATTTGGCTTCGAACCCAAAATTTGAAGCCAATCTAGCTATCAACAAGTTACGTTACCAAAAAGACGAATTAGGCGACTTAAAGGCATTAGTGAACAACAATACAGAGAATGCTTTTGAGGTTGATGTTAATTTAAGAGGTGTGCACGAATTGTCGGCAAAAGGTTTGTATTATACTTCGCCTCAAAGTAATTTGGATCTGAACGTAAATATCGAAAAAATTGACTTAACGCAAATCGAAAGTGTAAGTGCTGGGCAAATTAAGGAGGGCAAAGGAACAATTTCGGGTGCTTTTACCGTAAAAGGCGAGTTAACAAAACCCGAAATTTTAGGTGATTTGAAATTTAACGACGCCGGAATGCGAATTGCCTATATCAACTCTTATTTTACCATGCCAACCCAAGAAATTGCTTTTAACAACCAGGGCGTTCGTTTCAATAATTTCACATTGGTAGATTCTCTAGGTAAAAAAGCTACAGTAAACGGTACCATTAACACCAACAATTTCAGTAATGTAGGCTTTGGTTTAGATATTAGAACCAACAATTTTAGGGTAATGAACTCTACCGCCGCAGACAATGACATGATTTACGGAACGGTTTATTTGAGCAGTAATATTCGTGTACGAGGCGATTTAAACCAGCCCGATGTAAACATGAATGTTACCGTAGAAAAAGGAACTAAATTCTACTACGCTATGCCAGTAGATGATCCATCGGTTATTGACCAAGAAGGCATTGTACAGTTTATAGACGCCGATGCCCCACCGTTTAACGGGCAAAAAGATTTGAAAGCAGATAGCGTGAGTAAATCGCCAATTAAAGGGATTAATTTAGTGGCCGATATCAACGTTAATCCAGAAGCGGAGTTAAACGTGGTGGTAGACCCAGCCAACGGCGATATGCTAACCATTAAAGGCGATGCAGATTTGAACGCTACGATGGACCCGAGTGGAAAAATTAGCATGACCGGGCGCTACGAAGTGGTAGATGGTTCTTACAACTTGTCTGTAGGTCCGTTAGGTAAAAAGCCTTTTAAATTAGTTAAAGGAAGTACCCTAACATGGACCGGAGAACCAACCGAAGCTAATGTAAACCTAACGGCACTTTATGAAGTTAACGCGGCACCAATAGATTTGCTAAATGACCCATCATTAACTACAGCAAAAACTAAACTTCCTTTCCAAGTGTATTTGTACATGAAAGGCGAGTTGTTAAAACCTATTATTTCGTTTAAAATTGATTTACCAGAAAACGAGAGAGGAACTGCAGTTGGCAGCCAGGCTTACACCAAACTTCAAATCGTAAATAGAGACGAAAACGAACTGAACAAACAAGTGTTTGCCTTATTGGCATTAAATAGGTTTATCGCCAACAATCCGTTCCAAAGCTTAGCTGGTGGTGGTGGTGGCGTTTCTACCCTTGCCCGCTCTAGCGTAAGTAAATTACTAACCGAGCAGTTAAATAATTTGGCATCTGATTTAGTACAGGGCGTAGACTTAAACTTTGGTGTAAACTCATCAGAAGATTATTCTACAGGTAGTTTAGAACAAAAAACAGATTTAGAACTGGGCATTTCAAAAAAATTACTAAACGATAGGTTAACTGTAACTGTTGGCAGCTCGTTTGCTTTAGAAGGCCCACAGCAGGCTAACCAAAATGCAACCAACATAGCCGATAATGTAAACGTAGAATATGCGCTTTCTAGAGATGGGCGTTACAGATTACGGGCTTACAGACGTAACCAAACAGAAAGTGTGGTAGAAGGACAAATTATCGAAACAGGGCTAGGTTTTAGCTTAGTTGTTGACTATAATAGATTTAAAGAAATATTCCAAAAACGTAGAAAAAGAAACAATGTTGAACAAAGACCAAAAAATGAGAAAACTAATTAAAATTGGCGCTTTCATATTGGCATGTTCAGTTTTTGCCAATTGCAGCAACACCCGATACTTAAAACCAGGGCAAAACCTTTATAAAGGTGCCGAGGTAAAAATCAATCCAGATTCTTCTTCTAAAATTGACAATGCCAAGCAGGTAAAGTCGGAGTTAGAAGGCAAAACAAGACCTCGCCCAAATAAATCTTTTTTAGGCTTAAAACCTGCATTATTCATTTATAACTTAGCTGGCGAACCTAAAAAACCAAAGGGAATTAGGAATTGGCTACGCAACAAAGTTGGAGAACCGCCAGTATTAATGAGCGAGGTAAAACTCAAATACAACAATGATGTACTTAAAAGTTATTTGATTAGCCAGGGATATTTACAGGCTGAGGTTACGGCCGATACCGTGATTAAAAGACGCCGCGGAAAGGCAATTTATACCGCCAACACTGGCATTAGATATAAAATAAACCAAATAACTTTTCCACCAGATACTGGCGATTTAACACATGTGATTAACCAAAACAAGGATAAGACATTACTAAAATCTGGAGATTTTTATGATTTAGATACCTATAAAAACGAGCGGATAAGAATAGATAATGATTTGAAGGAAAGTGGTTATTTCTATTTCAGTCCCGAGCATTTGATTTTACAGGTAGATAGTACCATAGGTAAAAATCTAGTAAACGTAAATGTTCGTATTAAAAACACCACACCCGATGCCTCTTTAAAGCCTTACACCATCAAAAACATTAACATTTACCCCAGCTATAGCTTGCGCAGAGATAGCTTATTAAGAAAACTAGAACCTATAAAATACAACGATTTTAACATTTACGATGACAGAAACACCTACAGATCAAGAGTTTTCGACAGATTAGTTTTCTTTAAAAAAGGAGAGCGTTACAATAGAAAAGACCATAACCAATCGTTAAACCGAATGGTTAACTTAGGTGCTTTTAGAGATGTTAGGGCAGAATTTTTACCGATAGATAGTTTCAAAAACAATCAACTAGACCTCAATATTTATCTTACACCGCTAAAGAAAAACTCACTTACTTTCTCGGTATTGGGCACCAATAAATCAAACAATTTTATTGGATCAGAGCTAAAGATTACACAAACCACCAGAAATATATTCAGAGGTGCAGAGCAACTGGATGTAAGTGCCAGTGGAGGTTTCGAAACACAATATAGCGGGCAATCAAAAGGAATTAATTCTTATTCGTTAACTGGCGAAGCGAAATTAACCTTACCCAGATTTATTGTACCATTTTACAAACCAAAAAGCACCAATGCATTTACGCCAAAAACCATCGTTTCGTTAGGTTATCAATTGTTGAGCAGAGATACCGTTTATAAATTAAATTCATTTAAAGCACAGTATGGTTACAACTGGAAAGAAAATCAGTTTAAGGAACACAACTTTAACCCTGCTTCGGTAAATTTGGTTACTTCTAACAGAGACACTACATCACTTGGCTACAAAGACCTAATCAAGCAAAACCCAGGTTTACAATACACCTTAGAAAATCAATTTATTATTGGCAGTAACTACAACTTTACTTTTACCAACCAAATGCAAGACAAGCGCAGGCATAATTTGTATTTTTTTGGAGGATTAGAAACCAGTGGTAACGTTTGGGGCTTATTTACACCAAAAAACGCTGAAGGTAAACGAGAACTATTTGGCACAGCTTTAACCCAGTTTGTAAGGGTAGAAACCGATTTAAGAAATTACTACAAAGTAACCCCAACAGTAATTTGGGCCAATCGCTTAAATTTAGGTTATGGCTATGCCTACGGCGGTAGCAACTCCTTACCTTTTGTCCGTCAGTTTTTTGCAGGTGGAACGAATGACATTAGGGCATTTAGGGCAAGATCTTTAGGGCCAGGCACGTTTAAAGTGGCTGATGATGTGGTTTTTGCCGACCAAGGTGGCGATATTAAAATGATGCTTAATTCGGAACTGAGATTTAAACTCGTAAGTATTTTACATGGCGCAGCCTTTGTAGATGCGGGCAACGTTTGGTTGCGCAAAGAAGATCCAGATAGAATTGGTTCTGAGTTTAAGTTAAAAAATGCTTTAGATGAACTGGCTGTGGGCACCGGTGTAGGGTTAAGGGTAGATGCTACTATTTTTGTCATCCGCCTTGATGGCGCTTTCCCCATACGTAAGCCTTTTTTACCTAGTGGCCAACGTTGGGTAGTTAACGATATAGATTTTGGCAGCAAAACTTGGAGAAGAGATAACTTAGTGCTTAATATTGGAATCGGTTATCCGTTTTAAAAATTTTTGAATGATTGAAGAAAAGAATGGTTGAATGAGTAAACGTACCGGGCGCTAACGCTCCAACGCTCTAACCTTAACACATTTAACCTTACAATTTTACACATGAAAAAAACACCTCAACAAATAAAATCATTTTTAGTACATACCTACCACCTTTTTATAGCGGCAGGCAAAGGTTTTATGGAAGACCGAGTAATGAAACTCAGTGCCGCCTTAGCTTATTACACCATTTTTTCGCTTACGCCGCTCATTATCATTATCATTTCATCAGCTTCGCTTTTTTTGGGCGATAACATGGATCCAAACACCAAGCTCTTTGGTGAAATAAGCGAAATGATTGGAGCAAATGCAGCCAACCAACTCAGAACATTTGTAAACAATGCCAACCTTTCTGGCAAAAGTACCATGGGTTTAATTATTGGCATAGGCACATTAATTATCGGTTCTACCGCCATTTTTATAGAAATACAAGATAGCATTAACCTGATATGGAAAGTTAAAGCCGTGCCTAAAAAAGGTTGGAAAAAATTGATTACCAACCGTCTGCTTTCTTTTTCACTGATAGCATCCTTAGGTTTTCTACTGTTAGTTTCGTTAGTAATTAATAGTGTAGTGGTGGGTATTGGCGGCAAACTAGATGTTTATGCCTCAAAAATCGGTATAGAAGAGGTGTCTGAATGGCTAATGCTTATTGTAACCAATGCTTTAACTTTAGCGGTAGTTACTACCATTTTCGCTATCATTTTTAAGGTATTGCCAGATGTAAATTTAAAATGGAAACCAGCTTTGGTTGGTGCATTGTTTACCGCACTCCTATTTAGTTTGGGCAAGTACGTTATCGGTATCTATATCGAAAAAGGAAACCCAGGATCAGCTTTTGGAGCTGCCAGTTCTATCATTGTAATTTTGGTGTGGATTTACTATACTTCTATCATTTTATACTTTGGTGCAGAGTTTACCCAAGCTTATGCAGAAAAGTTTGATACGGGGATTACACCATCTAAATATGCCGTACACTTAAAAACCATTATAGTAGAGAAAGAGGTTAAAAAGTTACCACCGCAACACCCCGAAGATACCATAGCACCAGAGAAAGAATAAAAAAGAGGCTGTCTCAAATTCGCTCGTCATCTCGAACGCTAGAGAGAGATCTCTTTTTAGAAGTAGCATTTCTAAAAGAGATTTAGCTTCGTTGATTTTCAATTTACTTCGTAGCCCTTTGGTTCTCCTCCTTTGATCGTCGAAATGACGCCGTTATTTTACTGTTCAGACAATCTATTTTTGTGCAATGCACTTATCTATAGCGTTATATAATCCGCTATTTTATCTATCAATTCTTTTTCTGAGTAAGGCTTTAACACCAGCGCATTCATACCAGATGCCAAATACTTATCCCTATCCTCTTCCATCACATTGGCGGTAACACCCAAAATTGGCACGTTTGATTTGCTATTATCTTTTTCGCTCCTAATTAAACGGGTAAGCTCTACACCACCCATTACAGGCATTTGCACATCTGTTAAGATTAGGTCGTAATGGTTTTGCTGAAACAACTGGAAAGCTTCCGCACCATCATAAGCTGTATCGGTAATGATATTATATTTTTTCGCCACGGTTTGCGCCAATAACACATTCATCTTGTTATCATCAACTAATAAAATTCGTTTACCGGCTAAATGAGATATATCGGCTATAACCAAGCTTTTTCGTTTACTGGCACTATCGTAACAAAACTCATAAGGTATCTCAAAAGTAAAGTTAGAACCTTTGTTAATTTTACTGCTCAAACTAATTTTACCTCCCTGCAACTCTACAATTTTTTTACAGATGGCCAAACCTAAACCCGTACCCTTTTGGGTATTTCTAGTGGTAGAGTAGTTTACCTGCGAAAACTCATCAAAAATAACTCCCGCATCTTTCTCCTCAATACCAATACCCGTATCAATTACCTGTACTTTTAATATCGCTTTTTTCTTAGAACTAGCAATTATTTCGGCTTTTAGCGTAACCGATCCATTATTGGTAAATTTAATGGCATTGCTTAACAAATTCATCACTACTTGTTTTAATCGTAACAGAATCGCCTTGTAGCATCGTTTTACTATCAAAGCTTATCTGTTTTTCTAGCAACAAGCCCTTTTTAGAAGCTTGTATGGCTATACTGTTAAACACTTCGTTAATGGCATCTGCCGGAGCAAAAGATACTTTATCAAAATTAATTTTGCCAACTTCGTACTTCGAGAAATCAAGAATATCATTTACAAGATCAAGCAACAATTCTGAAGAAGTTTTAATGGCATCTACTTGCTCTTTTTGCTGTTCAGATAAATTGTCTTGACTAAGCTGTTCAGAAAAACCAATTACAGAATTTAATGGTGTTCTAATCTCGTGGCTCATATTTGCCAAAAACCTGCTTTTAGATTGCGCATATTGCGATACGCGTTGGCCGTAGTCAATTAGTTCGTGTTCGTTTCTATAAATTCGCCATAAGTTGAGCAAAATGATAGTAACTAACATAGACAAAAGCACAAAAATTATCACATAAATTTTATTGATGCTTTTAAAGGTATCGTCCATATCAAAATGGATGTTCTTTTTGGTTTCAGCAACAAAATCTAGCTCTTTATTTTTGAAACTCTGTAGCAAAAAAACAATTTCGTTAATGATACGAGCATTGATGCGCAATATTTCTATTTCATTTTTTTCTAAGGATTTTATTGGCATTATACAAATTGCGGAAATAATTGTTGATGTTCCTCATTTGCATTTTGTTGTAATTTCGGCTAGAGAGAGAAGTATCTAAAGTAATTTCCTTTTTTACCAAAACAGCATTGGTATCCACCTGCCGTTTTTGCCTCGAAAAGGCATCGGCCAGCCTACCTATCAGCCCTTTTTCTTTAATTTCTTGCTTAGGTTTAATGGTATCAATGGTAATCATCGTCTTAAACCTACCTTGGGTAACTTCCATTCCCTTGGTCCAAGTACGCTCTTTAACCGTATCAATACCAGCAGTAGTAAACATTAAACTATCTGTTAGTTGCTTTAAAGCTAAATAAAGTTTTGTCTTAATTTTTTTCTGGTCTACCAGACCTTTAATATTATTTGAATAGTTTTTTGTGTTTTCCTTAATTTTTAAACTATCTAATATGGAAGAAACCTTAATAATTTCTTTAGAGAACTGTTTCATATAGGCTACATTTGCTGTAGCTTCAAATAAACGGCAATTATTATCCGCCTTATATAGTGCTAAGATGCAGGTATCTAAACTAGAATAATCACTTTCTATATTATTAAGCTCGGTTACGCTGTTAGAAAGTACATTAATTTTATCATTTCTGATATAAAAGAAGATAGCTGATATAAAAAGAGCTAAAATTAAGATTACGATAAGTCCATAACGAGAAGAACTCTTTTTGGTGTTGATTGTCATGCGTTAATACAAAAAACATTAAAGCCTTAAAATCTGCTTTAAGATAGGTTAAAAATGTTTACAAATATAATTAAACCTATGGATAAAAAGGCATTACCAACAAAAACCTAAAAAGGCATTGCTTTTTAGGCTATTTCCAATTCTTCTATTTCTTTTTCTTGTCTATCAACCTCATCTTTTTCTATACGCAGGTTTCTGATGATATGTTGTTGCCTATCTGGTGTATTTTTACCCATGTAGTATTCCAACAAGCTCTTAATGGTTTGCTCCTTTAAAATTACTGGATCTAAGCGAATATCTTTTCCAATAAACAAACCAAACTCATCTGGAGAAATTTCTCCCAAACCTTTAAACCTTGTAATTTCTGGCTTTCCACCTAATTTAGAAATGGCATTTTTACGTTCTTCATCGCTATAGCAGTAAATAGTTTCCTTCTTATTTCTAACCCTAAAAAGTGGCGTTTGTAAAATGTAAACATGGCCTGCCTTTACCAAATCTGGGAAAAATTGCAGAAAGAAAGTCATCATCAATAAACGAATGTGCATGCCATCTACGTCGGCATCGGTTGCAATTACAATATTGTTGTAATGCAGGCCTTCTAACCCATCCTCAATATTTAAGGCATGTTGCAAAAGGTTAAACTCTTCGTTTTCGTACACCACTTTTTTGGTTAGCTCGTAACAGTTTAAAGGCTTACCTTTTAAAGAAAATACCGCTTGCGTTTCTACATCTCTCGATTTTGTGATAGATCCCGATGCAGAATCTCCCTCGGTAATAAACAAGGTAGTTTCGTGCCTACGCTCATGGTTAGTGTTAAAATGCACCTTACAATCGCGTAGTTTTTTATTATGCAAGGATGCTTTCTTGGCCCTATCGTTCGCTAGTTTTTTAATACCAGCAATATCTTTGCGCTCACGCTCCGATTGTTTAATTCTGGCCTCAATCGCATCAGCTACTTCTTTGTGCTTGTGCAAATAATCGTCTAACTCTTTTTTCAAGAAATCGTTAACAAAGGTACGTACCGTTTGCCCCTCTGGCGCAATACGTTCTGAACCCAATTTGGTTTTGGTTTGCGACTCAAAAACCGGCTCTTGCACACGTATGGCAATGGCTGCAATAATAGAGGCCCTCACATCTGAAGCATCATAATCTTTGTTATAAAACTCTCTAATAGTTTTTACTACCGCCTCTCTAAATGCCGCTTGGTGTGTACCGCCCTGCGTAGTGTACTGCCCGTTTACAAACGAGTGGTAATCTTCGCCGTATTGCTGGCCGTGGGTCATGGCTACTTCAATGTCATGCCCTTTTAGGTGGATAATTGGGTATCTAATTTCCTCAGGCTTATTCTGTTTCGAAAGTAAGTCGTACAAACCTCTTTCCGAGAAATATTTTTGATTATTGAAATTGATGGTTAAACCCGTATTTAAGAACACATAGTTCCAAATCATGCTTTCTACAAAATCAGGAATGTAACGGTAATTCCTAAAAATAGTTTCATCTGGATAGAAAGTAATCGAAGTACCATTACGTTGTGTGGTATCAATCTCTGGATGTTCTGTAACAATCAATCCTTTACTAAACTCTACTCTTTTAGTTTTACCATCACGGTAACTTTGCACTACAAAATTGGTAGAAAGCGCATTTACAGCCTTGGTACCTACCCCATTCATCCCTACCGATTTTTGGAAGGCGTTGCTATCGTACTTTCCACCAGTATTCATTTTAGAAACGCAATCTATCACTTTACCCAAAGGGATGCCCCTACCGTAATCTCGCACAATTACCCGATGATCGCTTAAACTAATGTCAATAGTTTTACCAGCGCCCATCATAAACTCATCAATAGAGTTATCTACAATTTCTTTCAGCAGTACATAAACCCCATCATCGGGTGCAGAACCATCGCCCAGCTTACCGATATACATGCCCGGCCTACGGCGAATATGTTCTTGCCAATCTAAGGATTTAATACTGTCTTCGTTATAAATTGGTTCTGCCATAACTCTGTTGTGTGTAGATTCTTGATTGAGATGCCAATCAACATTACAAATTTAATCATTTACGGCCGCTTTTTCAGGCTAGATTTCCACATTTACACAAATCTAGCACCTTACATTGTATTTTTTTGAGGATGAAATTGTTCAGCAGCTTTTTATTATTAAATTGGGCTTCTAAACAGCTAGACTGAGATATGCCGTCATGCTGAACTCGTTTCAGCATCAGCTTAACAGATCCTGAAATAAATTCAGGATGACGAAAACCAGAAAACTGGCCAACACAACCTAAACCACTAACAAACTAAAACTCAAATGAACCCAGAGAAAAAGCAACTGTCCCTGTTCGATCTATCTATGATTGTAGTGAGCCTAGTGATAGGCATGGGAATTTTCCGTACCCCTGTAAACGTGGCGGCAAAAGCCCAAATCCCCGAATTGTTTTTCTTAGCGTGGATAGTGGGCGGCTTTGTAGCGCTCTGTGGCGCCCTCACTTATGCCGAAATTGGCTCTCGCTTCCCTGTAACTGGCGGTTATTACAAAATCTTCTCTGTTTGCTACCACCCCTCTATCGCATTTGCCATCAATTGCATTATTGTAGTTAGCAATGCAGCTTCTGTTGCTGGGGTTTCTTTAATTGGTGCCGAATACTTAAATAAAGCACTTTTCCCTGTAGAAATGCAAACTAACGACCATCGTATACTTATTGGTTTAGTAAGCATTATCATCTTCTATACCATTAACCTAATGGGGCTAAGAACCAGTTCCAGAACTCAGAACATCTTAACCATTATTAAACTAGCAATGGTTATTACGCTGATTTGTGCTGTATTTTTTGGCGGACAAACACCACAGCTACCTTCTGTTTTTAGTACAACAAGCGGTTTACCTGCTACCTGGAGCGATTACGGAAAAGCACTGGGCATTTGCTTAATTGCCGTTTCATTTAGCTTTGGTGGCTACCAGCAAACCATCAATTTTGGTGGCGAAGCTAAAGATGCCAAAACCGTTATTCCTCGTTCTATTTTAGTCGGACTTGGAATTATCATCACTTTGTACATGGCTATTAATTACGCCTACGTAAAAGTAATTGGCTTCGAACAGCTAAAATCTGCACAGAGTATCGCTGCAATTTTAGCAGGACAGATATTTGGCCCTACTGGTTTTACCATTCTGTCGGTTCTCATATTTTTATCGGTTTTAGGCTATGTAAATGTGAATTTACTAAGCAATCCAAGAGCCATGTACGCCATGGGAGAAGAGGGTGCACTACCGAAAGTATTTACCCGAAAAACAAAGAAAAATGATGTAATGGTAGTGAGTTTAACGTTATTTACCATTCTCGCCATTATTACCCTGTTTTATGCGCAAACCTTCGATAAGATTTTAAACTATACCATTTTTATGGACGGTGCAGGTATGATTTTCTCTGCGGCAACCATCTTTTACCTG from Pedobacter sp. SL55 includes these protein-coding regions:
- a CDS encoding sensor histidine kinase yields the protein MPIKSLEKNEIEILRINARIINEIVFLLQSFKNKELDFVAETKKNIHFDMDDTFKSINKIYVIIFVLLSMLVTIILLNLWRIYRNEHELIDYGQRVSQYAQSKSRFLANMSHEIRTPLNSVIGFSEQLSQDNLSEQQKEQVDAIKTSSELLLDLVNDILDFSKYEVGKINFDKVSFAPADAINEVFNSIAIQASKKGLLLEKQISFDSKTMLQGDSVTIKTSSDEFVKQCH
- a CDS encoding APC family permease, with the translated sequence MNPEKKQLSLFDLSMIVVSLVIGMGIFRTPVNVAAKAQIPELFFLAWIVGGFVALCGALTYAEIGSRFPVTGGYYKIFSVCYHPSIAFAINCIIVVSNAASVAGVSLIGAEYLNKALFPVEMQTNDHRILIGLVSIIIFYTINLMGLRTSSRTQNILTIIKLAMVITLICAVFFGGQTPQLPSVFSTTSGLPATWSDYGKALGICLIAVSFSFGGYQQTINFGGEAKDAKTVIPRSILVGLGIIITLYMAINYAYVKVIGFEQLKSAQSIAAILAGQIFGPTGFTILSVLIFLSVLGYVNVNLLSNPRAMYAMGEEGALPKVFTRKTKKNDVMVVSLTLFTILAIITLFYAQTFDKILNYTIFMDGAGMIFSAATIFYLRKKTAHLDKSTIYTMKLYPLMPLIFIAAYLFVAISIYNDDSEAALNGIYIFLGFVAIYFIQRFFNRKKTV
- a CDS encoding DNA topoisomerase IV subunit B — protein: MAEPIYNEDSIKSLDWQEHIRRRPGMYIGKLGDGSAPDDGVYVLLKEIVDNSIDEFMMGAGKTIDISLSDHRVIVRDYGRGIPLGKVIDCVSKMNTGGKYDSNAFQKSVGMNGVGTKAVNALSTNFVVQSYRDGKTKRVEFSKGLIVTEHPEIDTTQRNGTSITFYPDETIFRNYRYIPDFVESMIWNYVFLNTGLTINFNNQKYFSERGLYDLLSKQNKPEEIRYPIIHLKGHDIEVAMTHGQQYGEDYHSFVNGQYTTQGGTHQAAFREAVVKTIREFYNKDYDASDVRASIIAAIAIRVQEPVFESQTKTKLGSERIAPEGQTVRTFVNDFLKKELDDYLHKHKEVADAIEARIKQSERERKDIAGIKKLANDRAKKASLHNKKLRDCKVHFNTNHERRHETTLFITEGDSASGSITKSRDVETQAVFSLKGKPLNCYELTKKVVYENEEFNLLQHALNIEDGLEGLHYNNIVIATDADVDGMHIRLLMMTFFLQFFPDLVKAGHVYILQTPLFRVRNKKETIYCYSDEERKNAISKLGGKPEITRFKGLGEISPDEFGLFIGKDIRLDPVILKEQTIKSLLEYYMGKNTPDRQQHIIRNLRIEKDEVDRQEKEIEELEIA